AAATCCTTCTTTTTTCGGCGTGGACAAAGACAAAAAATTAATCGCCAATGTTTCGCGGGAAGTTTTTGAAAAAATCACTTATCGCGAAAAGCCCGATGGCTACATCGCGATTTTTTTGGCTCGAAATTTAAAACTCTCTGATGTAAAATTAAGCGCGGCGCCGCTGGTTCTGGTGATCGAGGGCGCGGAAAAGCCCGGCAATTTCGGAGCGATCCTGCGCACCGCTGATGCGGCCGGAGTCGATGTGGTCATAGCCAATGATCCGCAATTGGATATCTATCATCCCAACGCCATCCGCGCGAGCATTGGCGCGGCTTTTGACAAGCAGATCGCCATCGCCACCCGCGAAGAAACGATCGCCTGGTTAGCTGAAAATAATATTACGACTTACGCCACTTCTAAGCGCGCCACCAAAGTCTATGTTGATTTTGATTATACTCAAGGCACGGCTTTTATTTTGGGCGCCGAACATGCCGGCTTAAGCGAAGAATGGAAAGATTCGGCTGACGAATTCATCACCATCCCGATGACCGGTATCGTCGATTCGCTCAATCTTTCCGTCAGCGCCGGCATCTTGCTTTTCGAAGCTGTCCGGCAACGGAAAAAAATCCCCTCTTGAGAGGGGTGGCTCGCGCCTCGCGGGACGGGGTGTGTAAATTTGACTTTTCCAGCAGTTTTTGTTAGATTAATCATAGATTATAATGGTTGCCGCGAGGCAATTTTTATTTAGATTTATCATTCAGTTTAATTTGTAATTATAAATTTGTAATTTGAACGGGCGCCCATAGTTCATCGGATAGAACACGACCCTTCTAAGGTTGTGAGGTAGGTTCGACTCCTACTGGGCGCACCAAGAACATTATCAGAGTGTATTAAGTGACAATTAAAGGTGGTTGAGCTTGCTATTTAGTCCACAAAAAGATATAATGATCTTATGACATGGAATTATATAGCAGGATTTTTTGACGGTGAAGGATCTTTGGTCCATCACGGGAAAGGATTTAGGGTTACTATTTCCCAGACGAATTTTGAAGTTTTGGAATCAATTAGGACATTTTCCGGAGTTGGTTATGTTATTAAGCCAAGAAAAAGAAAAGCTCACTGGAAAGATAACTGGGTGTATTATGTGGCCCGGCAAAAGGATGTTTATTTTTTTATGATGAAGATGAAGCCATTTTTAGTTGTTAAAAGAGATCTTTTTCTTTCGGTTGAAAATAAAATTTTAAATTTTGTAAAAAGACAGAAAGAAAAAAATATTTTTCGAGAAAGAAAGGCGAACTTGGCCGTTAGATTAAGAAATGAAGGATATAGTTATCGAGAAATAGGAAAAAGAACGAATACTGATTTTGGACAAATAAGAAGAGTTATTTTAAAGCATGGTGGTCGTAGCTCAATTGGTTAGAGCACTCGGTTGTGGTCCGAGTGGTTGAGAGTTCAAGTCTCTTCGACCACCCTTTTTACCTAATATTAAACAAAAATACAGGATTTTAAAAGTCCTGTATTTTTGTTTTTTTATGTCTCCACAACCGGGTGCTCCACCCTTTTTATAGCTTTGGAAAAATAAAAAAACCTCGTTAAGCCAAATGACTTAACGAGGTGACGAATATTTCAGTACGCCGGTTTTTCAGCGCGAACTTCAATATGTTGGTAGTATCCATCGTGACTCGGATTATCCTTTGTCGGTTTTCCTTTCCAGGGATACGCCGATGTAACATCCAGGAGAAAAGGAGGGCGGCCTTTAATCGGTTGATTGAACATTACATATACTCCGCCGTCCTTTTCAATGTGTCTACTATAATAGACCGGATCTTTTGTCAGCGCTCTAATATGAACATCAGGCACGCTGTGGGCATGTGCTCCCGGCAGAAATATGCCGGTTATAACCGTATCTCCGATAGCAAGCATGTATTTACTGAAATCTATCGGTATATAGCCGCCATCTTCTTTTACCAGCATAACTCCGCCGCTCCAAGGGATAATCCGTGCTTTAAGGATATTGTAGGCGATACAGAATATGACAGCACCGATACAGAGAACAGAAAATGCTAACCACCCTTCATGCATACAACACTCCTTTTTTAAAGTGGATTTCAGTTTAGGTGTTTTTTGATGTTTTCTACGGCTATCGGCATCAGTCTGATCACGATCCAGATACAGATAATCAAAATTACCAAAAGAATAGGGTGATACAATATTCCTCTGACTAAAATGGTTAAAACGGTTATTAACGCCGATAAAGAAGCGATGATTGCAAAAAAGTCCATCATCAAGCTGTCGCCGTATCCGTGAATTCTGTAGTCCGCATAGGAGCCGTTTATCCAATCAAAGAATTCTTTCCATGATTTGGCCTCGGTTCGCAAGTTTATAATTTCAACCATTCGAATATATAACACTAACGGAATTGGTAAGAACAGCGCGGCATAGGTGATAACACCGCATACCGGCGAAACATTTTGGAAGAACCAATTTAATGTTGTCATGTCTGTCTCTCCTTCTTTTGAGTTTGTGCCTTTTCGGCTGTTTATGGGGGTTTCAGATATGTCATTAATTTACGACATTTTATTTAGTTGTCAACGAACTTTTAGTGCATGACTTGATTATAATAGAAAAGTGTGATATAGTAAATACTGTCGGCGAGTTCCGACAAATAACTATTTATTATCAATCTATGCTTGATACTGTTTTTGAGAAATTAGGCTTAAAATCGGAACATTCCGATGTTTATTTGGCTTTGTTGGAAGGCGGTTCAATGCCGGCCGGTAATCTGGCCAAGCGCTTGAATGTTCCCCGATCAACGCTTTACGGCTTGCTGGACGAATTGGCTCGCGGTGGTTTGGTTTTGCAGAACGAGAAAGGAAATGTTAAATTATGGCAGGCGGTCGATCCGGACAAAATAAAAAATATCATCAATGACAAAATCAACGCCCTGGAAAATACGCGCGGCAGTTTTGAAGCGATTCTGGAAAAATTAAAGAGTTCGCAGAAAACGGATTTTGTCAGCCCAAAGTTCAATTATTTCGAAGGCGCGGAAGAAATGAAAATAATGCTGAAAGATGTTTTGCTCTACGATGATCTGGATACGGAACTATGCTGGCCGGTAAGGGACGTGATAAAAGTCGTGGGCGAGGATTTTCTTTTTGAATTGAATAAAAAAAGAGTGCGCAATAATATTTATATCAAAGTTATCTGGCCGCGGGATAAGACCAGCGACGTGGAAAAAAATATTTTTCTCGCGCCAGGCAAGGAAGTTTTGCGCGAAGTGCGGCTCGCGCCGGCCGGCATGGAATTTTCCATGGGTTATTGGGCTTACGGCAACAAAGTGATGTTCATGTCGTCGAAAGCGGAAAATTTCGGTTTTATCGTGGAGAGCAAAGAATTGCGCCAGCTTTTGAAAACGCAATTTGAAATATTGTGGAAAATTTCTGAACCGTTAAAGGCGGCGCCGGAACTTTCAAGAAAGTTTATGGATGAAATCGTTAAGCCGCCTAAAATTTGAGTATTTGTCGCCGGATGGCCTTAATCAATTTTTTATAGTATAATCAATAATTAATCATTAAAGTATGAAAAAAATTTTAATCATGGTTTTGGCGCTTGCTCTGATTTCGCTGGGCGTTTTTGGGGTGATGGGAAAAATGCTGGCGGCCACGGCCGAAACGCGGGTGATCACTTTTCCGACCGACCCGACTGTAACTTTTACCGACGATTTCGGCGATGCCCGCTCCGGGCATTTGCATGAAGCCAACGATTTGATGGGCAAAAAAATGACGCCGCTTTATGCCGCAGTTGACGGAAGAGTTCATGATGTGGAAATTCCGGAAGCTTCTTGGGGCTACGCGATCACTTTGGAAGATGCGGATGGCTATACCTATCATTATTTGCATGTTAATAATGACACGCCGGGCACCGACGATGGTTTGGGCGGAGTTAAAAATGCTTACGCGCCAGGCATTGTTCGCGGTGCCACAGTAACCAAAGGCCAGTTAATCGGTTGGATGGGCGATTCGGGCAACGCCGAAAATGTCGGCTCTCATTTGCATTTTGAAATTCGCCGGCCGGATGGCACGGCGATCGATCCCTATTTAAGCCTGGTTGCCGCGCGCGATCTGGGCAGTTATAATGTTGCGGCCGCGCTGGCCGGAAGTCCGAATATTAACACTGACAAAGGGTTGGCAGCCGGCGGCGGCATCGCGCCTTGCGTTTCCGGCTCATTGATAAAGATTCCGATCGTCTCCGCCGTTTATTATTGCGGCGCCGACGGCAAGCGCCACGTGTTCACCCATGCCAATGCTTTTTTCACTTGGTACAAAGATTTTAACGGAATCTTGACGATAACGCCGGAACAGCTGGCCGCCATTCCCTTGGGCAGCAATGTGACTTATCGCCCGGGAGTGAAATTGATAAAGTCGCCGAGCGGCTCGCAGATTTATGCCGTGGGAAAAGGCGGCGTCTTGCGCTGGATCAGATCGGAAGCAACGGCCGCGTCCCTTTATGGGGCGGATTGGAAGAAAAAGATTGATATCGTCCCCGACGCTTTTATCACG
Above is a window of Patescibacteria group bacterium DNA encoding:
- a CDS encoding helix-turn-helix domain-containing protein codes for the protein MLDTVFEKLGLKSEHSDVYLALLEGGSMPAGNLAKRLNVPRSTLYGLLDELARGGLVLQNEKGNVKLWQAVDPDKIKNIINDKINALENTRGSFEAILEKLKSSQKTDFVSPKFNYFEGAEEMKIMLKDVLLYDDLDTELCWPVRDVIKVVGEDFLFELNKKRVRNNIYIKVIWPRDKTSDVEKNIFLAPGKEVLREVRLAPAGMEFSMGYWAYGNKVMFMSSKAENFGFIVESKELRQLLKTQFEILWKISEPLKAAPELSRKFMDEIVKPPKI
- a CDS encoding RNA methyltransferase, with the protein product MLDDFMSFFIDSADNPKIKNILKLQRPHERKKQGVVLVEGYKEILAALKAGLNLVEIFYCATYGGENPSFFGVDKDKKLIANVSREVFEKITYREKPDGYIAIFLARNLKLSDVKLSAAPLVLVIEGAEKPGNFGAILRTADAAGVDVVIANDPQLDIYHPNAIRASIGAAFDKQIAIATREETIAWLAENNITTYATSKRATKVYVDFDYTQGTAFILGAEHAGLSEEWKDSADEFITIPMTGIVDSLNLSVSAGILLFEAVRQRKKIPS
- a CDS encoding M23 family metallopeptidase, giving the protein MKKILIMVLALALISLGVFGVMGKMLAATAETRVITFPTDPTVTFTDDFGDARSGHLHEANDLMGKKMTPLYAAVDGRVHDVEIPEASWGYAITLEDADGYTYHYLHVNNDTPGTDDGLGGVKNAYAPGIVRGATVTKGQLIGWMGDSGNAENVGSHLHFEIRRPDGTAIDPYLSLVAARDLGSYNVAAALAGSPNINTDKGLAAGGGIAPCVSGSLIKIPIVSAVYYCGADGKRHVFTHANAFFTWYKDFNGILTITPEQLAAIPLGSNVTYRPGVKLIKSPSGSQIYAVGKGGVLRWIRSEATAASLYGADWKKKIDIVPDAFITNYTEGDPI